In Carnobacteriaceae bacterium zg-84, the genomic window CTTTTCTATTGGAAAAACAATATTGAACAGAACTATCCCACACCAAAATGGTGTGGGGAACTCGGATTTTCTGTTCTTAGAGTCAGCTTTTTTATAAGATAGTTTGTTTGCAATATTTTTAAGAAAATGAGCTATTTTTTAGAATAAATGAGAGTGTATGCTTTATATAACCAGTATGGTATCAAGATAGCTAAACAAACGCCAGTACCTGCCCAAGATCTTGTTAGATAACCTAGTATACCCAATGTTGCAAAGCAGCATAGAAATAATAGTGCTTTTTTCATGATATTTACTCCTAAAAATTGATATGTCCATTGTTTGGATAAGCGTCTTGACTATCCCACCATTGGGCAATGGCATGTCCTGGAGATGCAAGATTTAAAGCAAATTCAATTACACCGGATGAAATAAATTTATTTCCTAGAACTCTGGCAATGGCTTGTTTTAATATGTTTTTTGCTTCATGTTTTCCTAGATGCGCTAAAGCCGAAACAGATCCACCAGTTAATACACCAATAGCTACATCAATTGCAGCTCCAACTGCATCTACTGTAAGTCCTTGTTCGTCCCATATTCCTAAGAAAAATGGTCTACTACCATGACTTATTTTTTCATAGACAGGTCTAAAATCTCCTTTTAATTGACGTCTTAATGTTTCTCTTAAATAATAATCAGAAAGTGTAGGATATTTATTTTTTAATTCTTGGATAAGATTTTCTTGTTGTTCAAGAGTTAATTTTTTAGGGACAAATTTGTTTTCAGTAAGTTCTTCCCCATAAACGATTGTTGTTTCTAAAGAAGGTATTATAGTACCACTGAAACTGAGACTTAATAAACCACATATTAATAATTTTTTACTTGCTTTTTTCATAAATATCTTCTCCTTTGTCTTTGTTTTCTCTTTTTTGATTCGCTATGACTAATTTTTTTTCAGAATTCCTCCAATCCACCAAATAATTTCTAATATATCTATATTCAAAATATTACCTCCTTTACAGTTATATTTTATATTTATATCAAAAAACATAACAGGACGAGAATGTCCGGTTATGTTTTATTATTTTTTTGTTGTTTTTAAATGTTTTTATAGAATTTTTGCATGATTCAGAATAAATATTCAAAAATGGAGATAGATTAAAAGTTGGTTAGTTATTTAAAATTACATGAGTTTTAAATCTTTTTTCATTTCAAGTAAAATTTTTTCTTCAAGAGGTGTATCATTGAGATATTGAGCACCTTTTATGGCAGACGTATAGAAATTTTTTGCAAGTTTAAAATCTTTCTTGTAAATAAAATATTTTGCTTCTAACATATTAATAATTGGCTTTTTCTCTATATCATGTGTATAAGTAAGTATTTCTTTAAGCTTATTCAGACATAGATAAAAGTCTGAAAAGTCATCATACTGCATAATAATACCAAGCAATGCAAAGAAACATTTTTGTATAATGTAATATTCAGAATGATAATAGCACTCATGATTTAAAAGATTCTGTTTAAACTTATTAATATAATATTTATAGATATGAAAATCATTTACTTCAGCTAAGATACTTAAAAAGAAAATATCAATAATCAATAAATCATTGAATGAATATGTTCTTTTTCTTTTGACATGGTCAAAATGTTCTTCTAAAATAGCTTTACCCACCGAAAAATCTTTTGTTGTCACAATTTGCATTTCTTTTTGAAGTATATCAATTGATAATTGTTCTTCTGTGGTTAAGCTATCAAAAAAATGAGTATAGATTTGTTTAAATAAATATTCTTTTTCTTGTGTTTTTTCTTTGTGTTGTAAAGTATGTAGTTGTATAATTCTTTTTTTCAAATCGTAGTATTCTTCTGGAAGAATAGTTGTATGCTCATCAATGAGTATACTTAGAGAGATATTTAATTTTTCTGCAATATAAGAAAGAGTTAATAAAGAGGGTAAAGATTTACCAGTTTCAATACGCGTTAATTGACGTACACTTAAGTTTTTTTCACAATCACACATTTCTTCTCGTGTTAAATTTTTCTGAATACGTAATTTTTTGATTTTTTGCCCTATTTTCTTTATTTTTAACATGATTGCCTCCACTTCAAATTATTTTTAGTAATATCTTTATTATTCACACTCAGCATATATTTTTCGATAGGTCTTTTTTTAAAAAAGAATAAACCCCGTAATAAACGATTGCATAAATCAGATTATTCACTAACCCAATATGAAGTGGTTTAAACACAATAAAATAGATAATACTAAATGAGCCAATACTTATATTTACGAATATTTGTTTTGTTGTTTTACCAAAAATAAAAAATAAACTATGCCCAATAGTTACTAAAATAAGTGAAAAAACAGCAGGTAAATTATCGTACGTCACTAAACAAGTATTGCCAATGAATAGCAAACACAAGATTATAAAAAATAGCTTTTTTGTCATATTTTACCACCCCTCTTTGAAAATATAATATTTTTGCCACTATTATAATACTTAGTATTAGGTTTGTATACTTTTGTGATAATGTGGTATTGGTAAATAAAATCACGTTGATGGCTATTGTGCATCAACGTGATAAATGGTTTGATTATACTTGAACAGGTGTGAACCAATCCACAACACGACCTACGATATTTAAGTACGCATCGTCAGAGTGTCGAGGAATGATAATATTGTCATATTTTTCGTTTAAGGATACTAAAACAAGAGTATCTTTTTCAAAATACACTTTTTTAACGTATGATTTACCGTCATAATCAATGGCATAAATTTCCCCGTTGATAAAATCACTATTTTTCTTAATAAGAACGACATCATGATTATGCAATAAAGGTTCCATACTATCACCAGAAACAGCACTCGCCACATCGTATGGTTTTAAATCATCTCTATCTGTATAAAGAGTGATTGTATCGTTGTTTCCATAGTTGTATCCAACACCTGCGGCAAGAGCTTCAACAACGTTTATTGGATGAAGCGTAATTGTTATTGTTCTTTGTGCGATAAGATTATCAATAAAATCAAGTGTTTTCTTTTGTTCTTTATCAGACAGTTGTTTCACAACTTTAATAAGTTCAGCCGTTGTTTTTGACACGGTAACTGTTTTTTTTCCATATAGTAGAGTATGTATATCTGTCTGGAAAATATCAGCTAGTCGTTCTAAATCTTCTATCATCGGGCTTCTATCACCTTTAATCCATCTTGAAATGGCTGATTTTGATTTATTGATTTTTTTGCCAATATCTTCTAAAGTCATATCTTGTTCTTTTCGAAATGTATCAATCATAATAGGCAGTTTATTTTTTTCAACCATATAGCCCTCTCCTTTTATCATGTATCCACAGTATACATTTTTTTTGACGATTTGTAAACAAGTTGTTGACAATTTGTAAAAATGAGCTATAATACATTTTATAAGTTTTACTTTTTGGCAACAGGAGGAATGTTTATGTTTAATATTTTTGAAATGATGATGATTTTGTTTTTAGTAGCTGGCACAGGTGTTTTTTTCTTGTTAATGAGTACACAGCAAAAAATGTTAGAGGAACAAAGACAAAGAGTGCATA contains:
- a CDS encoding helix-turn-helix domain-containing protein; this encodes MVEKNKLPIMIDTFRKEQDMTLEDIGKKINKSKSAISRWIKGDRSPMIEDLERLADIFQTDIHTLLYGKKTVTVSKTTAELIKVVKQLSDKEQKKTLDFIDNLIAQRTITITLHPINVVEALAAGVGYNYGNNDTITLYTDRDDLKPYDVASAVSGDSMEPLLHNHDVVLIKKNSDFINGEIYAIDYDGKSYVKKVYFEKDTLVLVSLNEKYDNIIIPRHSDDAYLNIVGRVVDWFTPVQV
- a CDS encoding helix-turn-helix domain-containing protein, whose protein sequence is MLKIKKIGQKIKKLRIQKNLTREEMCDCEKNLSVRQLTRIETGKSLPSLLTLSYIAEKLNISLSILIDEHTTILPEEYYDLKKRIIQLHTLQHKEKTQEKEYLFKQIYTHFFDSLTTEEQLSIDILQKEMQIVTTKDFSVGKAILEEHFDHVKRKRTYSFNDLLIIDIFFLSILAEVNDFHIYKYYINKFKQNLLNHECYYHSEYYIIQKCFFALLGIIMQYDDFSDFYLCLNKLKEILTYTHDIEKKPIINMLEAKYFIYKKDFKLAKNFYTSAIKGAQYLNDTPLEEKILLEMKKDLKLM